From Neosynechococcus sphagnicola sy1, one genomic window encodes:
- a CDS encoding Crp/Fnr family transcriptional regulator, with amino-acid sequence MYSIPSSNSEPSRPFLTWQRILDWAQERYRCRTFNKDEKIPVRPGLLYLVQRGSVRLVGISQVSATSSSASRLGRTTPEEAFLGFVGAGQPFEIVAQSPFTLQSYAHVDQTTVLWMYWHDLDNWPHFRREVLDAFRYQHQRKLLWLSTLGQRRTIDRLLGFLTLLIEEYGEPCENGSALPWALTHAQIGSAIGSTRVTVTRLMGKLRQRGLIRIQGDNQICLPSDVLLRG; translated from the coding sequence ATGTACTCAATCCCTTCCTCAAACTCCGAACCCTCTCGCCCATTCCTCACCTGGCAGCGGATTCTGGACTGGGCGCAAGAACGCTATCGTTGCCGCACCTTTAACAAAGACGAGAAAATCCCGGTGCGTCCCGGACTTCTCTATTTAGTGCAGCGAGGCTCGGTACGATTGGTGGGCATTTCCCAGGTGAGCGCTACCTCCAGTAGTGCTTCCCGTCTGGGTCGCACCACACCCGAGGAAGCCTTTTTGGGCTTTGTCGGCGCTGGACAACCCTTTGAAATTGTTGCCCAATCCCCCTTTACGTTGCAAAGCTATGCCCATGTTGATCAAACCACTGTGTTGTGGATGTACTGGCATGACCTGGATAACTGGCCCCATTTTCGTCGAGAAGTCTTGGATGCCTTCCGCTACCAACACCAACGCAAGCTCCTCTGGCTCAGTACCTTGGGACAACGGCGGACTATTGACCGCCTCCTGGGTTTTCTGACGCTGCTGATTGAAGAATATGGGGAACCCTGTGAGAACGGCAGTGCTCTTCCTTGGGCGTTGACCCATGCCCAAATTGGTAGTGCAATTGGGTCAACCCGAGTAACGGTGACTCGCCTCATGGGTAAACTCCGACAGCGGGGGCTAATTCGGATTCAGGGTGATAATCAGATTTGTTTGCCCTCAGACGTTCTCCTGCGAGGCTAA
- the clpS gene encoding ATP-dependent Clp protease adapter ClpS, protein MRIVLATTAPVMAAAPNVTLEKSSQVTSKRYPNYKVIVLNDDFNTFQHVAECLMKYIPCMTSDRAWDLTNQVHHEGQAIVWVGPQEQAELYHQLLSRADLTMAPLEAA, encoded by the coding sequence ATGAGGATCGTTTTAGCAACTACGGCTCCGGTTATGGCTGCTGCCCCCAACGTTACCCTCGAAAAATCGAGTCAAGTTACGAGCAAACGCTATCCCAACTACAAGGTGATCGTGTTAAATGATGACTTCAACACCTTTCAGCACGTTGCTGAGTGCCTAATGAAATACATCCCATGCATGACTAGCGATCGCGCCTGGGATCTAACCAACCAGGTGCACCATGAAGGGCAAGCCATTGTCTGGGTTGGGCCTCAAGAACAAGCTGAACTCTATCACCAGCTCTTAAGTCGTGCGGATCTGACCATGGCTCCTCTGGAAGCCGCCTAG
- a CDS encoding Cof-type HAD-IIB family hydrolase yields MQEISAASLCPPAVIQPDSLDIQLLVLDIDGTIAGESNQVSQPVLEAIQAVQAKGISVAIATGRMYCSALRFHQAIASPLPLVAYQGALIRDPVTETVHRHWAVPEVLAHQLLDYFEQPHLRSQLSVHFYVGDQLYVRELTPETLDYAARSAVTPIPVGDLRPVLRDQPTKVLALSHDVDLIEDLLQTLRQRYAPTDLYLTKSVPTFFEAANPKVNKGTAVRYLAEELLGIQPQHVMAVGDNWNDLEMLTYAGMGIAMGSAPLSVQSVAQWVAPTVEEDGVAAAIKTFLL; encoded by the coding sequence ATGCAGGAGATCTCTGCCGCTTCCTTGTGTCCCCCCGCCGTAATCCAGCCGGACTCCCTCGATATTCAACTCCTAGTCCTGGATATTGACGGCACGATTGCGGGAGAGTCTAATCAAGTGAGCCAACCCGTTTTGGAGGCAATTCAGGCGGTGCAGGCCAAGGGAATTTCCGTGGCGATCGCTACGGGTCGTATGTACTGCTCTGCCCTCCGGTTTCACCAAGCCATTGCCTCCCCCTTGCCCTTGGTGGCTTACCAAGGTGCCCTGATTCGTGACCCGGTGACCGAGACTGTGCATCGGCATTGGGCGGTTCCTGAGGTTTTAGCCCACCAGCTGTTGGACTATTTTGAACAGCCCCATCTGCGATCGCAGCTTTCGGTACATTTTTATGTGGGAGACCAGCTCTATGTGCGAGAGTTGACCCCCGAAACCCTAGACTATGCGGCCCGTTCTGCGGTGACCCCAATCCCCGTGGGAGATCTGCGCCCAGTGTTGCGGGATCAACCTACGAAGGTTCTCGCCCTCAGTCATGATGTGGATCTGATTGAAGACCTGTTACAGACTCTGCGCCAACGCTATGCTCCCACAGACCTTTACTTAACCAAGTCAGTTCCGACCTTTTTTGAAGCGGCAAACCCCAAAGTCAATAAGGGAACAGCGGTGCGCTATTTGGCCGAAGAGTTACTGGGCATTCAGCCTCAACACGTGATGGCGGTGGGGGACAATTGGAACGATCTAGAGATGCTCACCTATGCGGGAATGGGGATTGCCATGGGCAGTGCTCCCCTGTCTGTGCAATCGGTGGCTCAGTGGGTCGCCCCAACCGTAGAAGAAGATGGAGTAGCAGCTGCGATCAAAACGTTCCTACTGTAG
- a CDS encoding nucleoside 2-deoxyribosyltransferase, translating into MGKSIYFAAPLFSKAEKDFNLSLAIALHHPNWQIFLPQTECAGSHEAIFHTCVKGVEEADLLLAILDGADADSGTCWEIGYAFARRIPIVGLRTDFRGTGDSGALNLMLKYACTTLILTDGAATISEIAQPLMTALMTLLHLPEPAHSRDRPDPFPSPRGDSEP; encoded by the coding sequence ATGGGAAAATCGATCTATTTTGCCGCCCCCCTATTCTCTAAAGCAGAAAAAGATTTTAATCTCAGTCTAGCGATCGCCCTTCATCATCCAAACTGGCAGATCTTCTTACCTCAAACTGAATGTGCCGGGAGTCATGAGGCCATTTTTCACACCTGTGTAAAAGGTGTCGAGGAGGCTGACCTGTTGCTAGCTATCTTAGATGGAGCAGATGCCGATTCAGGGACGTGTTGGGAGATCGGCTATGCCTTTGCGCGACGGATTCCAATTGTGGGTCTGAGAACCGATTTTCGCGGCACGGGGGATAGCGGTGCCTTGAATCTGATGCTGAAGTATGCCTGTACGACTTTAATCCTTACCGATGGGGCGGCAACTATCTCCGAGATTGCTCAACCGTTAATGACAGCACTGATGACGTTGCTTCACCTCCCAGAGCCAGCCCATTCCCGCGATCGCCCCGATCCCTTCCCCAGCCCAAGAGGGGATTCAGAACCTTAG
- the mgsA gene encoding methylglyoxal synthase, giving the protein MPATIALIAHDSRKEEIVNFAKQHLPLLKRYRLIATRNTGERIQAATGLPVVKMLSGALGGDGQILAEVVSGKVTAVIFLVDVLKAQTHEPELRGFLRVCNIHNIPLATNLATAEMIAVGLTQKQVAHLIFNPVAGQGIAEQELALIQQLLEPHLNLQIHLTTPEINPVRFVQQAIDSHADIIIAAGGDGTVSAVAGALIGTGIPLGIIPRGTANAFSVALGLPTLMPIRSACQVILAGQTRTVDAAQCNGLPMVLLAGIGYEAETIERANRELKNQWGMMAYLMAGWQMMNEQQVFNAEIAVEGQIHYVQAMAITIANAAPPTSVLAQGGGAVIFDDGLLDVTITTVESKLHAVTTLLSMFSAALVKTSPEHPNVFHGRTKALQVTTTPPQKVVVDGEIIGTTPITVECIPGGLMILTPSL; this is encoded by the coding sequence ATGCCAGCAACGATCGCCCTCATTGCTCACGACAGCCGCAAAGAAGAAATTGTTAATTTTGCCAAACAACATCTCCCCCTGCTCAAACGTTATCGCTTGATTGCAACCAGGAACACAGGGGAACGCATCCAGGCAGCAACCGGGCTTCCTGTTGTCAAGATGTTGTCCGGGGCCTTGGGGGGGGATGGGCAGATTCTCGCTGAAGTGGTTTCTGGCAAGGTAACCGCAGTTATTTTTCTGGTAGATGTCCTCAAGGCTCAAACCCATGAACCAGAGCTGCGGGGGTTCCTGCGGGTTTGCAATATTCACAATATTCCCCTGGCAACTAACCTGGCAACTGCTGAGATGATTGCCGTGGGGCTCACTCAAAAACAGGTTGCCCATCTGATTTTTAATCCGGTTGCCGGTCAGGGCATTGCGGAGCAAGAACTGGCTTTGATTCAGCAGTTGCTTGAACCGCACCTGAATTTGCAGATTCATCTGACAACGCCAGAGATTAACCCAGTACGGTTCGTCCAACAGGCCATTGACAGCCATGCAGATATCATCATTGCGGCAGGTGGCGATGGCACGGTTTCAGCTGTGGCTGGTGCTTTGATCGGTACGGGCATTCCCTTGGGAATTATTCCGCGTGGCACTGCTAACGCGTTCTCTGTTGCGTTGGGACTCCCGACATTGATGCCAATTCGTAGTGCTTGTCAAGTCATTTTGGCGGGACAGACTCGTACCGTTGATGCAGCCCAGTGTAATGGCTTGCCAATGGTGCTCTTGGCTGGGATTGGGTATGAAGCTGAAACCATTGAAAGGGCCAATCGAGAGCTGAAAAATCAGTGGGGGATGATGGCCTATCTGATGGCGGGCTGGCAGATGATGAATGAGCAACAGGTCTTTAACGCCGAGATTGCGGTGGAGGGGCAAATCCATTACGTTCAGGCAATGGCGATTACCATTGCCAATGCTGCTCCACCGACCTCCGTCCTCGCTCAGGGAGGTGGAGCTGTGATTTTTGACGATGGTCTGTTGGATGTCACCATTACAACGGTTGAAAGTAAGCTACATGCCGTCACAACCTTGTTATCCATGTTCAGTGCTGCCCTTGTCAAAACCAGCCCGGAGCACCCCAATGTGTTTCATGGCCGGACGAAAGCTTTGCAGGTGACGACAACTCCGCCACAAAAAGTAGTGGTGGATGGAGAAATCATTGGTACTACCCCGATTACAGTTGAATGTATCCCTGGTGGTTTAATGATCCTGACACCTTCCCTTTGA
- a CDS encoding DALR anticodon-binding domain-containing protein, whose translation MDALSVSQSSLLGLKSQLLQRLAVVLENHLSQQPHPSKLLSADRAWQWVTKPYPQTQDWQGGYYRSAIAHLLAQVWQQPPLEIAQQIVTIFNQAQLSDPVSGDGHGRSHSSVPRLLSEHRKLSMGEAFKLHGDVAARLQATLTAPGLATWLHQCLATLPHWHGGQPSVLTPSYLPPPRQLQVQYAHARCCALLRLAALEGLVAYSQPWSDYPSRLQLTTSIPWLDPQQQLWLSHPAESHLLAQLVLIMDAIDSGSPPRRCTNSLIQLVEAFESCDRACQIWGEPSSKTSTLALNRLGLVAITQAVLRFFLEGYLGLIAPWEL comes from the coding sequence GTGGATGCTCTCTCTGTCTCCCAATCCTCTCTTCTCGGACTCAAATCTCAGCTACTCCAACGGTTGGCAGTAGTCCTTGAGAACCATCTGTCTCAGCAGCCCCACCCCAGCAAGCTTCTAAGCGCGGATAGGGCTTGGCAGTGGGTTACAAAGCCCTATCCCCAGACTCAAGACTGGCAAGGGGGCTACTATCGGTCTGCGATCGCCCATCTCCTCGCCCAAGTCTGGCAACAACCGCCCCTGGAAATAGCTCAACAAATCGTAACTATTTTCAACCAGGCTCAACTCTCTGATCCGGTTTCCGGCGATGGTCATGGGCGTAGCCACTCCTCAGTCCCTAGATTGCTCTCGGAGCATCGCAAACTGTCTATGGGTGAGGCGTTCAAACTCCATGGGGATGTGGCAGCACGATTGCAGGCAACTCTGACGGCTCCCGGATTGGCAACTTGGCTGCACCAATGTCTAGCCACCTTGCCCCACTGGCACGGGGGACAACCCAGTGTGTTGACACCATCTTACCTACCACCCCCTAGGCAACTCCAAGTGCAGTATGCCCATGCTCGTTGCTGTGCGCTCCTGCGCTTGGCTGCATTGGAGGGATTGGTAGCCTATAGCCAGCCCTGGAGCGATTATCCATCAAGGCTGCAACTGACAACCTCCATCCCCTGGTTGGATCCTCAACAGCAACTTTGGCTGAGCCATCCTGCTGAATCGCACCTGCTAGCCCAGTTAGTCTTGATCATGGATGCCATTGACTCTGGAAGTCCGCCTCGCCGTTGCACGAATTCCCTAATACAACTGGTTGAGGCTTTTGAGTCCTGCGATCGCGCCTGTCAGATCTGGGGGGAACCGTCCAGTAAGACCTCGACACTGGCACTAAATCGTTTGGGATTGGTCGCGATCACCCAGGCAGTGCTGCGGTTTTTCCTGGAAGGATATCTGGGCTTGATTGCCCCCTGGGAACTTTGA